From Sparus aurata chromosome 9, fSpaAur1.1, whole genome shotgun sequence, a single genomic window includes:
- the LOC115588779 gene encoding olfactory receptor 142-like, whose protein sequence is MDNVSQVRIFFLSGLNETNNHKFTLFFLTLLCYCVILLVNISVIVTIILDKNLHEPMYILICAFCMNGLYGTAGLYPKFLWDLLSPVHVISYSGCLVQAQVIASFGFSELSILAVMSYDRYVAICRPLEYHSVMSKQRLITLVCFSWLMPFFIVGINMFLTSRLKLCSPYITRFFCVNPVIVKLACFPADTAVNSIVVYITVIIYFVHGLFIFLSYMYLIKTCANSLENRAKFMQTCVPHLTALIIFIVIGLFDILNVRFGSKDFPQTFKNFVEMEILVIPPLMNPLIYGFKLTKIRKTFLGVLTLKIK, encoded by the coding sequence ATGGATAATGTTTCTCAAGtaagaatattttttctttcaggtttaaatgaaacaaataaccacaaatttactctcttctttctcactttactgtgttactgtgtgattTTGCTGgtaaatatttctgttattgTGACCATCATCTTGGATAAAAACCTGCATGAACCAATGTATATTTTAATATGTGCTTtttgcatgaatggactttaTGGGACAGCAGGTTTGTACCCCAAGTTTCTCTGGGATCTGCTTTCTCCTGTTCATGTTATCTCTTATTCTGGATGTCTTGTTCAGGCTCAAGTAATTGCCTCATTTGGCTTCAGTGAGCTGTCCATTCTTGCAGTCATGTCATATGACAGATATGTGGCTATATGCCGACCACTGGAGtaccactctgtcatgtcaaagCAAAGGCTCATTACATTAGTCTGTTTCTCTTGGCTAATGCCTTTTTTCATTGTGGGCATAAATATGTTTCTAACATCTAGATTAAAGTTATGCAGCCCATACATCAccagatttttttgtgtgaatcCTGTGATTGTTAAACTTGCTTGTTTCCCAGCTGACACTGCTGTTAACAGCATAGTTGTATACATAACGGTAATCATTTACTTTGTTCATGGTTTATTCATATTTCTATCCTACATGTATCTCATTAAAACATGTGCAAATTCTTTAGAAAACAGGGCAAAGTTCATGCAAACATGTGTGCCACATTTGACCGCCTTAATTATTTTTATAGTAATTGGACTTTTTGATATTCTAAATGTGCGATTTGGTTCAAAAGATTTCCCtcaaacttttaaaaactttgttGAAATGGAAATTCTCGTCATACCTCCCTTAATGAATCCATTAATTTATGGTTTCAAATTGACCAAAATTCGAAAGACATTTCTGGGTGTTCTTactttaaaaattaaatga